Below is a window of Streptomyces qaidamensis DNA.
ACCAGCCCACCGGTGCGCAGCAGACGCAACGATTCAGCGAGGTAGTCCATGACCTCCAGGCGATCACCGTCGCAGAAGACCAGGTCGTAACCGGCGTCCGCGAGGCGGGGCAGCACGTCCAGGGCGCGGCCCGGGATGAAGCGGGCCCGGTTGCTGGCGAAGCCGCAGGCACGGAAGGCCTGGCGGGCGAACTGCTGGTGCTCCGGCTCGGGGTCCACGGTCGTCAGAACACCGTCGGGCCGCATACCGTGCAGGAGGTGGATCCCGGAGACACCGCAGCCGGTCCCGATCTCCGCGACGGCCTTCGCGTCGACGGACGCGGCCAGCAACCGCAGCGCGGCGCCCGTGCCGGGCGTCACCGAGCGCAGCCCTGCCTCACGGGCCCGGTCCCGGGCCCAGTGCAGCGCTTCGTCCTCGGCGACATAGGCGTCGGCGAACGCCCAGCTCGTCTGCCGGTTGCCGGTAATGACCCTCTCCTGTCCCCGTGAATGCCTGGGCGTGACTGTATCCGTTGGGCACGGGAACCCGCAGATGGGACCGGTCGTTTAAAGGGATGAGCAAGTGGCGCGGGTCGGGACGGGGGGCGGGCGGTGGGTCGGGTCGGCGAGCAAGTGCCAACGCAGCAGTACGAGGGGTATCCACCCACATCAAATTCTCGTAAAACCGCTTATCCGGTCCTAACGGGCGAGGTGGCTATGGTAGGGGCTCCACTGGACACCACCAGAGCTGACAGGGGAGGTGCGGCTGCGCCTGTGGATCGCGCAGGAGTGCTCCGGCGCTTCCTCGGATCGGCGGGCAGGCCGACATCTGTGAACGACACCGCTGCTGACCACAGTCACGCCGCTGACTTCGCCCAGACCGCGACCTTCACCACCGACGCGGACGGGCAGGCGTGGACTCCGCCCACGTGGGAGGAGATCGTCAGCACGCACAGCGGCCGGGTCTACCGGCTCGCCTACCGTCTGACCGGCAACCAGCACGACGCGGAGGACCTCACGCAGGAGGTCTTCGTCCGCGTCTTCCGCTCCCTGTCGACGTACACGCCGGGCACCTTCGAGGGCTGGCTGCACCGCATCACCACGAACCTCTTCCTGGACATGGTCCGCCGCAAGCAGCGCATCCGCTTCGACTCGCTCGGCGAGGACGCGGCCGAGCGGCTGCCCAGCAAGGAGCCCACGCCGCAGCAGGTCTTCAACGACGCGCACTTCGACGCGGACGTCCAGCAGGCTCTCGACACCCTCGCCCCGGAGTTCCGTGCCGCGGTCGTCCTGTGCGACATCGAAGGTCTGTCGTACGAGGAGATCGCAGCGACCCTCGGCGTCAAGCTCGGCACGGTCCGCTCGCGGATCCACCGTGGCCGCTCCCAGCTGCGCAAGGCCCTTGCGCACCGCTCGCCGGAGGCGCGTGCCGAGCGCCGCTCCTTCGTGCCCCGTGTACCCGCCCTGGGAGGAGGGGGCGCGAGCGCGTGAGCGGATCTCGGCCGAAAGCCTCCGAGGGTCACCTCGCAGAGCAGCATCTGGGGGACCGACTCTCCGCCCTGGTGGACGGAGAGCTCGGTCATGACGCGCGCGAGCGCGTACTGGCGCACGTGGCCACCTGCCCGAAGTGCAAGGCGGAGGTGGACGCCCAGCGCCGGCTGAAGAACGTCTTCGCGGAGGCGGCCCCGCCGCCCCCCTCCGAGAGCTTCCTGGCCCGCCTGCAGGGACTACCCGCGGGCGGCGGCCCGGACGGTGATCTCACACCGCCGGGCGGGGGAGGGCTGCCCGGAGGACTGTCCGGACGGTTCGGATCGTCCGGGGCGTTCGGAGTGAAGCGCGGCGAGCGGTTCGAGTTCGGCTATGCCCCGGCCCGGCCGCACCTTCCCGGGCTGCCCGCCTCACCGGGAAGCCCGAGCCTGCCCCCCGGCACTGGCGCTCTGCCCTCCGGCACCGGCGCTCTGCCCTCGGGCCACCGGGGTCTGCCCTCGGGGAGGGGCTTCCGCATCCACGAGGTCGGCCGGCACGACGCCGACCGGTC
It encodes the following:
- a CDS encoding O-methyltransferase: MCGFPCPTDTVTPRHSRGQERVITGNRQTSWAFADAYVAEDEALHWARDRAREAGLRSVTPGTGAALRLLAASVDAKAVAEIGTGCGVSGIHLLHGMRPDGVLTTVDPEPEHQQFARQAFRACGFASNRARFIPGRALDVLPRLADAGYDLVFCDGDRLEVMDYLAESLRLLRTGGLVVFEGAFANGRTVDSGPQPTEVLRLRELLRAVRESQELVPSLLPVGDGLLCAVKR
- the sigE gene encoding RNA polymerase sigma factor SigE, giving the protein MLRRFLGSAGRPTSVNDTAADHSHAADFAQTATFTTDADGQAWTPPTWEEIVSTHSGRVYRLAYRLTGNQHDAEDLTQEVFVRVFRSLSTYTPGTFEGWLHRITTNLFLDMVRRKQRIRFDSLGEDAAERLPSKEPTPQQVFNDAHFDADVQQALDTLAPEFRAAVVLCDIEGLSYEEIAATLGVKLGTVRSRIHRGRSQLRKALAHRSPEARAERRSFVPRVPALGGGGASA
- a CDS encoding anti-sigma factor family protein, with amino-acid sequence MSGSRPKASEGHLAEQHLGDRLSALVDGELGHDARERVLAHVATCPKCKAEVDAQRRLKNVFAEAAPPPPSESFLARLQGLPAGGGPDGDLTPPGGGGLPGGLSGRFGSSGAFGVKRGERFEFGYAPARPHLPGLPASPGSPSLPPGTGALPSGTGALPSGHRGLPSGRGFRIHEVGRHDADRSSSRLRFAFVAAGAVSLAAIALGGVTTVTPADTEARGGQGSGSNVTPARTQGTGPAAPPESQRRRTAPLLGQVHGQNMLGHGPVAPTEVSAPLLPGVPPAARHHALHALTAPVVAGAAVMSPLIRPLEAATPAALTSWSAVPEITAPLFAGPVADPAPSPSSSASSRTAR